The genomic interval CGAGGAAGGGCCGTACCTCAAGGCGTTGCGCGCGGCGGTGGCCGGTGAACATGCCGAGGTGGTGCCGCTCTCGGCGAAGATTGAGGCGGAGCTTTCGGAATTGCCGCCGGAAGAGCGCTCGGAATTTCTCGAATCACTGGGTATCGAATCGGCAGGACTCGATCGACTGATCCGCGCCGGGTACCACCTGCTGGGTTTGCAGACGTACTTCACGGCGGGCGTTCAGGAAGTGCGCGCCTGGACCATCCATCAGGGTGACACGGCACCGGTCGCGGCGGGCGTCATCCACACCGACTTCGAAAAGGGATTCATCCGGGCCGAGACCATCGCCTACGACGATTTCGTGCTGCATCAGGGCTCGAAGAACGCCCGTACCAAGGGCGCGCTGCGATCGGAAGGCAAGGACTATGTGGTGAAGGACGGTGACGTCCTCAACTTCCTGTTCAACGTCTGAGTTCAGGTTCCACGTGCCTCCCACCAGCCGTCGTGTGATCCATTCCGGACATTGGGGTGTAGTAGCGCGAATGCCCCGAGCCATCCACCGACTCCTCGCAGGAGCCCTGCTGTTGCTGGGTGCCTCGTCCCCGGCAGCTGCCAGACAGTCAACCGACGCGCCGCCCATCGCCGCTGCCTCGCCTCGCCTGCCGTCCGAAGCGGCCACCGTGCCGTTTCACGTGGGTGAAAAGCTGGAGTACGACGTGAAGTTCGGCTCCATCAAAGTGGGCAGCGGCAGCATGGAAGTCCGCGATTTTGCGGACGTGCGTGGCACGACCACCTGGCACACCGTATTCCTGATTTCAGGCGGCATTCCATTCTACCGCGTCAACGACCGATATGAGTCGTGGTTTGACGTCGTCACGCTCAGCACACGCCGCTACCACCAGGATATCGACGAGGGGAGTTACGAACCCAAGCGGCACTACGAGTTCTTCACCGAACGCGGGATGTATCAGGAGAACGACAAGCCCGAGCTACCCACGGTGGCCCTGCCGTTGGACGACGGGTCGTTTTTGTACTTCGTGCGCACCATCCCGCTGGAAGTCGGCAAGGAATACAGCCTGTCGCGCTACTTCAAGCCCGACGCCAACCCAGTGGTCATCAAGGTGCTGCGCCGCGAGACCGTCAAGGTGCCGGCCGGGACATTCAACACCGTGGTGCTGCAGCCCACATTCAAGTCCAAGGGACTGTTCGGCGAAGGGGGCAAGGCCGAAGTGTGGGTCACCGACGATGATCGGCGCATGATGGTGCAGATGAAGTCGAGGCTCAGCGTCGGTTCCATCAACCTGTCGCTGCGCAACCACAACACCAAGGCGCCCAAGTAACCTTCACGCCAATGGCGTGATGCACTCCGCATCGTCGGTGCGCGGGCTGTTGACCCGCGTGCTCACCGGCCACGCCAGCATGGGCCCCGCATACGGTTGCACGAGGGACTGCGCGACGGCCGGTCGGGTGGACGGATCCAGCCACGCCTCGTAGTGGTCCGGGGGCATGATCACCGGCATGCGATCATGAATGGGCGCCATCACGGCATTCGGCTCCGTGGTGATGATCGCACACGTGATGAGCGGCTCGGCACCGGGATCGTGCTTCGGCGTCCACTGTTCCCAGATGGCGCCAAAGGCGAACGGCTCATCGTCCGGCAGACGGATACACCACGGTTGTTTGACTTTCTGCCCCGCGATCACCTGCCACTCATAGAACAGATCGACGGGCATGAGACCGCGACGTTGCCGGAAGGCGGCGCGAAAGGACGGCTTGGTGGCCACCGTGTCGCCGCGAGCATTCGCCAGTCGGTTGCCGATGGAGGGATCATCAGCCCAGAACGGCACCAATCCCCATCGCGCCAACAGCGCGTCGCGGCCACCTGACGTTTCGCGCACCAACGGCACCGGTTGCGATGGCGTGAGGTTGAATCGCGCCGTCAACAGGGGTAGCGCCGCGCCAAACGGCAGTGTGCCCAATCGAGCCGGGTTTCCGAATCCATAGCGTCCGCACATGGCGTGGATCTGCACTGCGCGGCGCGCCATGGCAAGTCCACTGCCGTTTGCCAGGGAACGAGCGCTGGGCGCGCCAGCGCGTGATGTACGTCACGGACTCGCGGATCCACTGTCATGCCGGTGGTCGGCGGTCGCCTGTCGTACGAACGTCGTCACCTCGTGAATGCACGCCGCCGCCAACGCGCCAACAGCGTTCCCGTGCCCTTCACCAGGAGATCTCCAATGCACCTGCGTCTCGTTCATTCGACGCCTCGCCTCACGCGGCGGCGCGGCGCACGGCGCCGTCAGGAGCGTCCGTCGCTGGCCGTCGCGGTTGCCCGCTCGTTGGCCCTTGCCCTGTTCATCATGTTGACGATGCTGTCGCAGGTCGCGCGCGGACAAGGTGCGCCACCGGCCGCCGCTGCGAAGGGCTCCCCATCGACTGGCTCGGCATCGACCGGCTCGGCATCGACCGGCTCGGCATCGACCGGCTCGGCATCGACGGCTGCGTCGCACGGCGAACCGGGCGTGGGCAGCGCGCTGCGCCGATCGGCCGATCGTCATGGGCTCTGGGGATCGCTGGGGATCGGGCGCGCGACGGCGGGCCTGCACTGTGACGCCTGCGTGCGCGAGACCACGCGCGCGTACGCGGTGCACGGGACCCTTGGCGTGCGACTGTCGTCACGTTTTCTGGTGGGTGCCGAAACGTTTGCGTGGCTGGACGTGATTGGCGGAGGCGTCGATCGCATCGCGCGCGGCACGTATCTGGTGGCGCGCACCTATCCGTTCGAGGGATCGCCGCTGTTCCTGCATGGCGGACTGGGTGTGGCCAGCTTCCAGGTGAACGACGGCACCGTGGCGTTCACCACGCGCTCGCCGTCGCTGTCCATCGCGGCCGGCTACGACTGGCGTGTTGGCGAATTCACCGTCACGCCAACGCTCACCGCGTTGACCTCCACCGGTGGACGACTCAATAGCGATCGCACCGGCAACGCCGTCACCAGCAATGCGCGACTGGGGATGTTGCGCACGTCGGTGGCGCTGTCGTGGTTTCGCTGATGCGCGCCGCGCTGATCGCATCGGTCTGCGTGTTGGGCGTGTGGGCCTGCGCGGACGCCCCCATGACCGCCGTCACTCCCGAGGCGCTGGCCGCCGCGCCGGCGTCGCGCGCGTTCGGCATCTGGACACCCGGCAAGACCGACACCTGTTCGCCCGACGTGCACAATCGCTACGCCACCATTGGTCCCGACGGCAAGAAGTACCCCACCTGGCATCCTCCCGTCGATCCGCTCTCCGGCTGCGTGTTCGGTCATGAGCACGGCCGGGATCCGCACGGATCGGATTTGTACCGCGACGTGGGTGACCTGCCCTTCGCGTATGCCAACGAACAACTCGACGCCGCCAATCTCGGCATGACACGACATGAGGACCACGTCGGTCACAAGGTGGAGTGGGAGAATGACGTGCGCATCCGGCCGGGCGGGAATGCCGGCGCCGCGTTTGAAGTGGTGTGCGATGTGCTCGTCAAGCTGCATCAGGGCACGCACTCCAAGGACGCGTTCACGAACAACCTGCACGAACTGATCTATCACATCAAATGCAACGACCGCACGGAAATGCACGTGACGATCATGAGCGCGATCGGTCGACCGGGTGAATTCGTGAGTGCCTGCGGAGGCACCGTGCAGGCCGGCACGGCCTCGCCGCCCAATGCGCCAACCGGCGGCGGCCATCGACGCATTCCCGATGCGAACTGCATTCTGTCGCGCATTCTGGTGGGTCCGGGACAACGCTCCGATTTCGGCGTCCTGCATGAAAGCTGGGAAACATCCAACGAGGTGAGAACCGCTGACGGCCAGCGACTGGCGGCGTTCAATCCGTACTTCCAGGTGTTTCGGCCCAGTCGCTATTTCGATCCGGCCGTGGTCGGCGTGGTGGGTCGGCCGACCGCCCTGTGCGCGATGGCCATCGGTGATCGACAGGCGCGCAGTTCGGAGTGCGATGGCCTCACGTCACCCGTGAATGGGTCACTGCTGAGTGTGGACTTCGACGACCCGCGCTCCGGGTTCAATGGCTCCCGTCGGCAGGTGGACATCAACGACAACGTGCTGACCAACGGCGGCGGCCCGACCATCTGGTACTCGGACCCTTTCGGACGAAATGCCCGGACCACGCCGTTTCCGGGGAGCATCCGACAGATGATCGCGTCGGTGAACAACGACTACGGCGTGGGGGTGAACGGTCCGGTGATTGGCGGGGACCGGGTCTACGGCGGGACGGGGACCAGGGCGCCAAACTGAGGTTGCCCCGTCCCTCCCCCTCAGGTATCCTTCATGGCTCTACGGGTCGGACATCTCGTTCGGCCCACCCTCCTCCTGCGGACCGGCACTGCGGGGGGCACTTCAGACCACAGGGAGAAATAGCCGAGTGGCAAAACTCAAGATCCGCCGCCTTCCAACGCGGCGCTATGAGGCCGTCTACATCTTCGAATCAGCACTCGAAGATGCGGCCATCGCCGAAAAGCTCGACAAGCTGCATGCGCTGCTTGGGGTGACCGAGCCGATTGAATACGAGCACTGGGCGCGTCGCGCCCTGGCGTACAAGATCGGTCGTCACGAGAACGGCTACTACGTTATCGCGCACTATACCATCGATCCGAAAGTCCTTCCGGAATTCGAGCGCGCGCTGAAGCTGGATGACACGGTCATCCGCTACCTGATCACGCTGCACGAGCACGAGCTCGGTGCGCCGAAGCTGACCGATGAAGAACTCGCGTCGCGTCGCCGCATGATTGATGATGACGATGACGACGAGGAATAGCTGATGCGCCGACAGAAGAAGCCCTGCCCGGTCACGGAAGCAGGCATTCGCTACGTGGACTACAAGGACGACCGTCTCCTCGCCCGCTTTATCACGGACTACGGCAAGATCCTGCCCAGCCGGTTGAGCGGTGTTGACGCGCGCCATCAGCGTCAGCTGTCGCGCGCGATCAAGAAGGCGCGTTTCCTGGCGCTGTTGCCGTACGTGAAGGGACAGACGGGCTGATATGACCGGAGCGGTCGCGCCGGATTCCGCCGCGACGGCTCCCAGGGAGCGCGGGTGGCGGTGGTTTGTGCTGGCGCTACTGCTGATGGTGGTGGTGACGGCGGCACCCGGTTGGACGCCGGCATTGGCACTGCTGGGTGGAACGGTGCGGTTGCTGTTGCCCATCGAGCAGTTCGCCCTGTTGGTGCTGGTCGCGATCGCCTCGTGCTCGGTGGTCGGCTGGTGGGCGGGTGGACGGTTCTCGGTCGCGGTGCTGTGGGTGGCCATGTCGGTGTGGGTGGTGTGGAAGTTGCCACTGCCCTTCGCCGGCTACGGTGCATTCCTCCGTGGCTGGTCCCTCAGCATCGGCGCATCGTTTGGACTGATTTGTTTGACCACGCGGGCGCGTCCGTTTCTCGGTCGCGCCCTGGCGGCCACGGCTCTTGCGGCCATGGTGACCATCGCGGGGCTTGTCACTCGAGCCCCTGCGGCGGGGGCGTTCGACGCGGCGACGCGGATGCTCGGCACCGAGTATCAGCGGCGCGTGCAGGAATCGTTGGACACGTGGAAGGCGCGTACCGAGTCGGTGGCGTGGCGTGCCTTTGTGGGTCAGGCGCCAGCGGCAGCCGCGCGAGCGGAGCAGATGGCGACGACGCTCGGATCGCTGGGCGATGCCGGCCCGTCGCGGTCCAACGGCGGTTTGACGGCGCGGGGGCCGTTGCTGATGCTGGCACCGGCGCTGTTGTGTTTGGAGTCGTTGTTGGCGCTCGGCCTTGGCTGGGCGGCCTATCATCGGCTGTCGAGAATTCGCATCGGGCCTCCGCTCGCCGCGCTTCGCGATCTCCGGTTCAACGATCAGCTGGTGTGGGGCCTGGTGGTGGGAGCGACGTTGATGCTCCTGCCGACACTCGCCGAGTGGCGGGCTGCCGGCGCCAACCTCATTTGTTTTTTCGGTACCCTGTACGCCCTTCGGGGGGTCGGCGTACTGACGTGGTGGATCCCTGATCGCGCGGCGGCACTGGTGCCGCTCGCGCTGGTGGTTCTGGTTCCTCTCCTCGGTCCGGTCGTGGTGCTGGCAGCGGTGCTGGCCACTACGTTCGCACTGGGACTAGGCGATACTTGGCGCGATTTCCGTGCCGGTGCTCAAGCGCGCCGGCCTGGATCGCTCCGCTGACCCGGAGTTTCTCATGGAAGTCATTCTTCGCAACGCCGTCGACAAGCTGGGGCATCCGGGTGACATCGTGACCGTGTCGCCTGGCTATGCTCGCAACTACCTCCTTCCCCGTGGCTTCGCGTTTGAGGCCACCGCCGGCAATCGGAAGCGCATCGCGCTCGAGAAGAGCCGTCTTGAGGCGCTCGAGAACGAGCGGATCGCGGCCGCCCAGACCATTGCCGACAAGCTCGGCGAAGTCTCGGTGACCTTTGCCGCCCGAGTCGGCGATGAAGGCAAGCTGTTCGGCTCGGTCACCACGGCCGACATCGCGCACCAGCTGGAGCTGCAGGGCTACAAGGTCGAAAAGCGCCAGATCGAGCTCAATGAGCCGATCAAGGCGCTGGGTGTCTATCGTGTGGGCGTCCGCCTGCACGCCGACGTGAAGCCCGAAATCAAGGTGTGGGTCATCAAGCAGTAAGGTCCGACCAACCGCAGGAATACGACCGGGGGTGCGCAGAAATGGCACCCCCGGTTGTCATTCCCCCCCTGTCCAGCACCCTGTGCACCGCGCAACCTTCAGGGAGCGCGTGGGTACCGCCACGGTGGAACCGTGACCCCGCCTCCTCTCTTCACTTCGTAGATGCCTGAACGTCCCATCAGTCCCGGCGATTCCATCGCGCGCCGCGCGGCCGTGCTCGCCGCGGATCTCAAGGCCACCGACATTGTGGTGCTGGATCTGCGGGGTGTGACGGACATGACCGACTTCTTTGTTATTGCCAGTGGCACCTCCGACACGCATGTCCGGGCAATCGCCGATCACATACAGGCAGGGCTGAAGGCCTCTGGCGTGTCTACCAGTGTGACGGAGGGGCTCACGGACGGCCGGTGGGCGGTTCTGGACTATCTGGACTGCATCATCCACGTCTTTCACCCGACGTTGCGGCAATACTATCAACTCGAGCGGTTATGGGGCGACGCGAAGCCCGTGGCGCTCGAGGCAGGATCTCATCGTCCCGAATTCTCTCGCGCCGCACGATAGTCGGCCGGAGCAGTTCGAGGGCTTCATCAGGGGGAGTCCGGTGATCTCGACCGCACGATGCTTCACCCGCCGCAGGGCTCGGCTGGCAGTGGGACTGGCGGCGCTCATCAGCGCCGCCGGTGCCACACCGCTGGCCGCGCAAGGCTACTTCGGCCAGAACCAGGTGCAGTACGACCGGCTGCGCTGGAAGGTGATCGAGACCGAGCATTTCCTGGTGCACTACTATCCGGAAATCGGCGACGTGGCGCCCGACGCGGCGCGCATGGCCGAACGGTCGTATGCGCGCCTGTCGCGGCTGATGTCCCATCAGTTCCGCGAGAAGAAGCCCATCATGCTGTTCGGCTCCACGGGCGATTTTGCGCAGAGCAACGTGTTCGGCGATCTGGGCGAGGGCACCGGCGGTGTCACCGATCCCCTGCGACAGCGCATGGCGCAGTTCTTCACCGGCGACTGGGCCAGTTTCGAGCACGTGCTGCAGCACGAAATGGTGCACGTGTTCCAGTTCGACATCTTTTCGCGCGGGCGCGCGGGCGCCGGACTGCAGAATCTGGCGCAGGTCAATCCGCCGCTGTGGTTCATGGAAGGGCTGGCCGAGTACTTCTCCATTGGCGACAAGCATCCGTGGACCGATGCCTGGGTGCGCGACGCCGTGGTCAACGGCACGTTGCCCAGCATCCAGCAAATGATGGAACGCCCCGACAAATACTTCCCGTATCGCTACGGGTTGTCGGTGTGGCAGTACGTCGGCGCGCGATGGGGCGACGAGGTGATCGGCGAGGTCATGAACGCGGTCCCGTCACTGGGCATCGATCGGGCGTTTCGCCGAGAGATCGGGATGTCGCTGGATGAACTCAGCAACGAGTGGAAGCAGGCGATGCAATCGAAGTACCTGCCCGTGGTGGCGGAGCTCGACCGTCCACGCTCGTTTGCCGAACCGCTGTTGTCACAACGCCGGTCGAAGAGCATTGCCAACCTGTTCGTCGCGCCGTCGCTCTCGCCCGACGGCAAATACATCACGTACATCGCCTACGGCAGCCTGCTGCGCGGCGAGGTGTTCCCCGATCTGTATCTGGCCGACGCCGAAACCGGCAAGCGTCTCGCGCGCCTGGTCAAGACCACCACGAATCCCGATTTCGAACAGCTGCGGTTCATCTACTCGCAGCCGGAGTTCTCACCGGACGGGAAGACGCTGGCCTTCACCGGCCAACGCGGTGGACGCGACGTGCTGTATCTGCTGGACGTGAAATCACGCAAGGTGACCAAGCGATTCGATCTGCCGCTCGATCAGATCTCCAGCCCCAGCTTCTCACCGGACGGGCGTCGCATCGCGTTCAGCGGCATGCATCAGGGGATGAGCGATCTCTACACGGTGTCGCTCGATCAACCGGGATTCCAACAACTGACGAAGGATTCGTACGGCGATCTGCAGCCACAGTGGTCACCGGACGGCCAGGCCATTGCGTTTGCCAGTGATCGCGGCGAAGAGACTGATTTCGGCATTCTGAAGGTGGGCAAGCTCAAGATCTCGGTGCTCGACCTCGCCAGCAACAAGGTGACGGTGCTCCCCAATCAGGCGGGCTTGAACATCAACCCGCAGTGGGCGCCGGACGGCCGCTCCATCGCCTATCTCACCGATCGCACGGGCATCTCCAACCTGTTCCTGTACGACCTGGACGCGAAGGAGCAGTACCAGTTGACGAACGTGCTGGGCGCCATCAACGCGGTGGCCGAACTCTCTCCCGCCATTTCGTGGGCGCACGGTGCCGACGTGCTGGCATTCGTGTACTACGAAAAGGGCGAGCACGCCATCTGGCGCGTGAAGAATCCGCGCGCGCTCAAGAAGGCACCGTTCCGTGAACCGGTGGTGGTGGCGCAGGCGGGCGTCGCACCGAGCGCGACACCGGCGTCAGGCGCGACGACCGCCACGTCCGCAGCGGCCAGCCTGACCGCGCACCTGCGCATCGGCAGTGTGCGCGACACGACAAAGTCGCGGCAGTCATTCTATCGACCGCAGAACTCGAATGCCCGCGTGTCGGCCGAACTGCCGGTATCCGCCGTCGTGCGGGCCTCGGAAACCGTCAGTGTGCGCGCCCTGATGGACAGCTTTGATTTCAATCTTCCGGACACCACGCGCTTTCGTGATTCGAAGTACAAGACGCGCTTCTCACCGGAATACGTGGCGCAACCGTCCATCGGCTATCAGCAGGGTGGTTTCGGGCAGGGCACATTCGGCGGCACGACCATCATTCTCAGCGATCTGCTGGGTGATCACCGGCTCGCGTTGTCGGGGGCCATCAATGGCCAGTTGAGTGACGCCCAGGTGTTCGTGGGCTACACGAGCATGGGCCGGCGCCTGCAATACGCCACCGGCCTCACCCAACAGCCCATCTATCTGCTGTCGAACTACAACGAGACGCCGGTTGGCAACAACCAGTTCGTGCAGTCGCAGGAAATCGTGCGACTGGTGTTGCGCGAGGTGTTCCTGTCGGGGCTGTATCCGCTCAATCGTTTCACGCGGTTCGAGTTGGGGGCGCGTTTTCAGAATATCGACCAGCAGGTGTTCCCGATCTCGCGCACCGTCGACTACAACTACGGGGTGGCCAGCGGCTACCAGCGCGGTGACACGCGCAACGTGGCATCGGCCAACACCATCTCGCCGTATCTGGCGTGGATCACCGACAACACGCTGTTCGGATACACCGGCCCGATTTCAGGCACGCGCGCGCGATTGCAGGTGGATCCCAGCGTCGGCACCTGGCGGTGGACGGAGTATCTCGTGGACGTCCGCCACTACACACCGTTGCTGTTCAACTATATCACGTTTGCCACGCGTGTCGTTGGCAGCATGGCCGTGGGGCGCGACGAACTGCGATTCCCCAAGTGGCTGGCGCGTCCGGATTTCATTCGCGGCTACAACCGCGACAACTTTGGCGCCGTGCAGTGCAGCGGACTCCCCACGGATGACGGCTCGCAGTGCAACACGGTGGAGACCATCGGCAGCCGGGTCGCTTTCGCGAACGCAGAACTGCGCTTCCCGATCGTTCGCCAGTTGGGTTCCAAACTCCCCATCGGCTTGCCGCCGCTGGACGGGTTGCTGTTCTACGATGCCGGTGTCGCGTGGTCCGCCGGACAAACGGTGCTGGCCAAGGAACCCAGCAACTACGACTTCAGCAAGCAGCGGGCCCTGCTGCAGAGCTACGGATTCGGGTTCCGTCTCAACCTGTTCAACATCGCCATCGTGCGGTGGGACTGGGCCGTGCCGGTGAACCGCCCGGGCCAGAAGGGATTCGGGACGTGGTTCTTCGGAGCAAGTTACTGAAAACAGTACTAAGTACTAAGTACTAGGTACCGAGTACTAAGTACTGAGTACTCAGTATTTCGTACTCCCCACCGCACATCCCAGCCACTTCCCCCCTGGCGTGCAGTCGGGGAACGATTGTTTGGGCGGCACCAGCGCACGGACGCTGTCCGCTTCACGCGTGCGCTGCTGGCCGGTTAGGGCGTCGGCCAGTGAGCGTCGTACGCGTGGCAGCATCGAATCGAGATCGTGGGTGACCGGCAGGGCGGCCAGGCTCTGGCGGAATTCCTGTTCCGCATCGCTCCAGCGGCCTTGCTGCAAATGCGTGAGCCCCAGATAAAAGTGGCTGAACACCACGGCCACCGGCACTTGTTGACTGTTCGTGCGTTGTTGCGCCAGATGCCCGACGCTATCGGCCACGTCCCACTCGCGGCGAGCCCAAGCGGCTTCCATGCGCATCATCGCATATCCCGTCAGTTCCTCGGCGGCGATATCGGGCAGCGACGAAACGATGTCCCACGAGCGGATGGCCAGCACCTGCTGCCCGTCACGATCGCCGCGGGCGCCGGCAATACTCGCGGCCTTGGCCGTGAGTGCGGCAATCGCCAGCGAGGTGTCGCCGTAGGCCCGGCGGAATCCCGGCATGACGCGCTGCAGCAGCGAGTCGGCCTGCGCCACCTGACCCAGCACCAACAATCCCTCGATTTCACACCCGGTGGCGAACAGACGTTCGAGTGACACTTGCGCCTGCATCTGGTCGGTGAAGGCCGCGATCCGACGGCAGCGCTGCACGTATTCACGCGGGTCACGGCGCAACCATGATGACGTCTGCGCCAGCGTCGCCTCGGCCCGGGCGCGCGACATCGACACCGGTGCGGCGCGCGACTTGTCGTACTCCAGGGCGGCCTTGGCGATAGAGTCGGCTTCGCGCACCGCACCGGTGGCCAGGCGAACATTGGCCAATGCGGCCATGGCTTTGACATGCAGTTCAGGCTCGTCGAGGGCGCGTCCTTCCAGGGCGATGAGCGCTTCACGCAACGTGGGCTCGGCGCGTCGCGGGCCTTCCAGCCGGAACTCCGCGATGGCGAGTTCGAGACTCGCGGCGGCAAACTCCGTGGTGCGCACCCCATACGCCTGACGGGAAAGCTGCTGCGCGGAATCGAGCACGTCCACCGCCTCGCGCACGCGGCCCTGCGCAGTGAAGTTCGCGCCGATTGCCGTGTACAGTCGCGCGCGAATGCGCGCATCACCGGGGAACTGACGCGGCACTTGCCGCAGCGCGCTATCGAGCAACTGCGCGACGGTACCACGCGGACCCACGCGCACCAGCGGATCGCTGGACGAGGCGTCCGGTCCCGCGACCAGGCGCGCCATGAAGTCGGCAGCGCGTTCCGATCGTTCGGCCTCCAGCTGTCGCGCGCGCGACTGTCCGGCAATCGTGACCAGGCTGCCCACCAGCACCGTCGCGATGGTCGTGACCGATGCCACCAGTGCGCGACGTCGTCGCACGAAGGCGCGCGCACGATAGGACAGCGTGTCCGGTCGGGCGAGCACCCGGTCGCGCCGGAGATAGCGCAGCACATCGTCGGACAGTGCGGCGGCGGAGACATAGCGCCTCTCCGGTTCGTGGCGCATCGCCATGCGGACAATCGCTTCAAGTTCGCCGGTCAACGCGCGACGCAACTTGTCGTTGTCGGCGAATCCACGGACACGCGCCACCTCCTGACGCGCATCCGGACTCAGCGTGGTCGCGAGATCTCCCGGTTCGGCGCCTGTCAACAACAAGTACAGCAGCACGCCCAGCGCGTAGACATCAGTGAGCGTGGAGACGACACCACCCGCCAGTTGCTCCGGCGCCGCAAATGCGCGCGTAAACGGTGACAGCCCCGCTTCCGTGAGCGTCCCTTCACCGCGCGGATCGTCCAGCAGCTTGGCCACGCCAAAGTCGAGCAGCTTGACGGTGCCGTCGGTGGTGACGAACACGTTGGTCGGCTTGATGTCGCGGTGCACGACCAGATGGCGGTGCGCGAATTGCACGGCGGAGCACACCTGACGAAACAGATCGAGTCGTGCCGGCAGGCTGAGGTGGTGATCGTCACAGTAGCGATCGATGGGCACGCCATCGACGAATTCCATGGCCAGCCACGGTGTGCCTTCCACCGTCGAACCACCGTCCAGCAACTGGGCAATGTTGGGATGCTGCAGACCGGCCAGGATCTGACGTTCCGATCGAAAGCGTTGCAGCAACACGTCGCTGTCGGCCCCGCGCCAGATCGTCTTGATGGCGACCCGCTGCTGATAGCTGTCGTCAACGCGCACGGACTCGTATACCGCGCCCATCCCGCCGCGCCCGACCTGTCGGACAATTTCGTACGGCCCCAGTCGGCGTCCCACCAACGACGCCGACACCACCGGCTCCGCCACGGGCAGCGCATTCGGTTCGAATCGATCGACCACCGCATCGGCCGCGATCAGCAGCGAACGGACCTCCTCACGGATGGTCGAAGGGAGGGATTCATCCGCGAGCACGCGGTCCCGCTCGTCCTGGTCGGCCGCCTCGAG from Gemmatimonadaceae bacterium carries:
- a CDS encoding serine/threonine protein kinase gives rise to the protein MPSHPSPPPASESDWAAVKALWTRLEAADQDERDRVLADESLPSTIREEVRSLLIAADAVVDRFEPNALPVAEPVVSASLVGRRLGPYEIVRQVGRGGMGAVYESVRVDDSYQQRVAIKTIWRGADSDVLLQRFRSERQILAGLQHPNIAQLLDGGSTVEGTPWLAMEFVDGVPIDRYCDDHHLSLPARLDLFRQVCSAVQFAHRHLVVHRDIKPTNVFVTTDGTVKLLDFGVAKLLDDPRGEGTLTEAGLSPFTRAFAAPEQLAGGVVSTLTDVYALGVLLYLLLTGAEPGDLATTLSPDARQEVARVRGFADNDKLRRALTGELEAIVRMAMRHEPERRYVSAAALSDDVLRYLRRDRVLARPDTLSYRARAFVRRRRALVASVTTIATVLVGSLVTIAGQSRARQLEAERSERAADFMARLVAGPDASSSDPLVRVGPRGTVAQLLDSALRQVPRQFPGDARIRARLYTAIGANFTAQGRVREAVDVLDSAQQLSRQAYGVRTTEFAAASLELAIAEFRLEGPRRAEPTLREALIALEGRALDEPELHVKAMAALANVRLATGAVREADSIAKAALEYDKSRAAPVSMSRARAEATLAQTSSWLRRDPREYVQRCRRIAAFTDQMQAQVSLERLFATGCEIEGLLVLGQVAQADSLLQRVMPGFRRAYGDTSLAIAALTAKAASIAGARGDRDGQQVLAIRSWDIVSSLPDIAAEELTGYAMMRMEAAWARREWDVADSVGHLAQQRTNSQQVPVAVVFSHFYLGLTHLQQGRWSDAEQEFRQSLAALPVTHDLDSMLPRVRRSLADALTGQQRTREADSVRALVPPKQSFPDCTPGGKWLGCAVGSTKY